A single Notoacmeibacter ruber DNA region contains:
- the ccmA gene encoding heme ABC exporter ATP-binding protein CcmA: MRLILDGLAGVRTGRTLFSDLSLVLETGEALLVTGPNGSGKSTLLRIVAGLLAPAAGEARLENAGPEFPSLGSASHFLGDGNALKSGQTVMQSLEFWSRFQGRPGLSIDDALARVQLPTVGELPVEALSKGMRRRIAIARLLVTDLPIWLLDEPTSGLDTAAVARFEELIAERRRTGGIVIVASHHDLRMGSMKMLDLDQRMEPAGSLEEQTT; the protein is encoded by the coding sequence ATGCGCCTCATCCTTGATGGCCTTGCGGGTGTTCGAACCGGACGCACGCTTTTTTCCGATCTTTCCCTGGTTCTCGAGACCGGAGAGGCGTTGCTCGTGACCGGTCCTAACGGCTCGGGCAAATCGACTTTGCTGCGGATTGTCGCGGGCCTGCTTGCGCCCGCAGCGGGCGAGGCACGGCTGGAAAATGCGGGGCCAGAGTTTCCGTCACTGGGCTCCGCCAGTCATTTCCTCGGCGACGGCAATGCTTTGAAGTCGGGACAGACGGTAATGCAGAGTCTGGAGTTCTGGTCCCGATTTCAGGGTCGGCCGGGATTATCGATCGACGATGCGCTTGCTCGCGTTCAACTGCCGACGGTTGGAGAACTGCCGGTCGAGGCATTGTCCAAGGGCATGCGGCGACGGATCGCCATAGCCCGTCTGCTTGTGACGGATCTGCCGATCTGGCTTCTGGACGAGCCGACGAGTGGACTGGACACGGCGGCGGTGGCGCGTTTCGAGGAACTGATCGCCGAGCGCCGCCGAACCGGCGGGATCGTGATTGTCGCGAGCCATCATGATCTGCGGATGGGCAGCATGAAAATGCTTGATCTGGATCAGCGCATGGAGCCAGCAGGGTCTCTAGAAGAACAGACGACATGA
- the acnA gene encoding aconitate hydratase AcnA, producing MSKSLDSFNCRKTLSSGGKDYVYFDLKEAEKNGLKGISRLPYSMKVLLENLLRNEDGRSVTKADVEAVAQWLDDKGSAGYEIAYRPARVLMQDFTGVPAVVDLAAMRDGIQALGGDAQKINPLVPVDLVIDHSVIVDEFGNPSAFARNVELEYERNGERYRFLKWGQKAFENFRVVPPGTGICHQVNLEYLSQTVWTRDEDGETVAYPDTCVGTDSHTPMVNGLSVLAWGVGGIEAEAAMLGQPISMMLPEVIGFKVTGQLKEGVTATDLVLTVCQMLRKKGVVGKFVEFYGPGLDHLAMADQATIGNMTPEYGATVSFFPIDGESLDYLTATNRTDDRIALVEAYAKAQGMWRETDSEDPVFTDTLELDLGDVVPSLAGPKRPETRIALTDMKSKFHDSIVNEYGKTVESLSEKHQVEGTDYAVGHGNVAIAAITSCTNTSNPSVLIGAGLLARNANKLGLKQKPWVKTSFAPGSQVVAEYMEDAGLQTELDKLGFNLVAFGCTTCIGNSGPLPAPVSKAVNDHDLIMSGVLSGNRNFEGRISPDVQANYLASPPLVVAYALAGTVDIDLQNDPIGTGSDGQDVYLKDIWPSSKEIQDFIQKYVTRALFEKKYAEVFTGDENWQAVDAPEGQTYTWDDASTYVQNPPYFVGMGKTPEQVTNIENARVLALLGDKITTDHISPAGSIKADSPAGHYLMDHGVQPVDFNQYGTRRGNHEVMMRGTFANIRIKNYMLGEDGKTGGYTLYQPSGDEMSIYDAAMKYREEGTPLVVFGGKEYGNGSSRDWAAKGTILLGVKAVIAESYERIHRSNLIGMGVIPFVFKDGMSWADLELKGSEQVSILGLEGLQPRQTAKASITYADGSTREIELLCRIDTLDELDYFKNGGILQYVLRDLADTAEAA from the coding sequence ATGTCAAAATCTCTGGACAGCTTTAATTGCCGCAAGACACTGAGTTCTGGTGGCAAGGACTATGTTTATTTCGATCTGAAGGAAGCGGAGAAGAACGGCCTCAAGGGCATTTCCCGGCTCCCCTATTCCATGAAGGTGCTGCTGGAAAACCTGCTGCGCAACGAGGATGGCCGCTCCGTCACCAAAGCCGATGTCGAAGCCGTGGCCCAGTGGCTCGATGACAAAGGCTCGGCCGGTTACGAAATCGCTTATCGCCCGGCCCGCGTCCTGATGCAGGATTTCACCGGCGTTCCCGCCGTGGTCGATCTGGCCGCCATGCGCGACGGCATTCAGGCGCTCGGCGGCGATGCCCAGAAGATCAATCCGCTGGTGCCGGTTGATCTCGTCATCGACCACTCCGTTATCGTCGATGAATTCGGAAACCCGTCGGCCTTCGCCCGCAATGTGGAACTGGAATATGAGCGCAATGGCGAACGCTACCGCTTCCTGAAGTGGGGCCAGAAGGCATTCGAGAATTTCCGTGTCGTGCCGCCCGGCACCGGCATCTGCCACCAGGTGAACCTGGAATATCTGTCGCAGACCGTATGGACACGCGACGAAGACGGCGAAACCGTCGCTTATCCGGACACCTGCGTCGGTACCGATTCTCACACCCCGATGGTCAATGGCCTCTCCGTCCTCGCATGGGGCGTCGGCGGCATCGAGGCTGAAGCCGCCATGCTTGGCCAGCCGATCTCGATGATGCTGCCCGAAGTCATCGGCTTCAAGGTGACCGGACAGTTGAAGGAAGGCGTGACCGCTACCGATCTGGTGCTGACCGTCTGCCAGATGCTGCGCAAGAAGGGCGTCGTCGGCAAGTTCGTCGAATTCTACGGCCCCGGCCTCGACCATCTGGCCATGGCCGATCAGGCGACCATTGGCAATATGACGCCGGAATATGGCGCCACGGTCAGCTTCTTCCCGATCGACGGTGAATCGCTCGATTATCTGACCGCGACGAACAGGACTGATGATCGCATCGCGCTCGTCGAGGCCTATGCGAAGGCTCAGGGCATGTGGCGCGAGACCGATAGCGAAGATCCGGTCTTCACCGATACGCTGGAGCTCGACCTCGGTGACGTCGTGCCGTCGCTCGCCGGCCCGAAGCGGCCGGAAACGCGCATTGCGCTGACCGACATGAAGTCGAAATTCCACGACTCGATCGTCAATGAATATGGCAAGACGGTCGAAAGCCTTTCCGAGAAGCACCAGGTCGAGGGCACCGATTACGCGGTTGGCCATGGCAACGTCGCCATCGCCGCCATTACCTCGTGTACCAACACCTCCAACCCGTCCGTCCTGATCGGCGCCGGACTTCTGGCACGCAATGCCAACAAGCTCGGTCTGAAGCAGAAGCCGTGGGTGAAGACGTCCTTCGCCCCAGGCAGCCAGGTTGTCGCGGAATATATGGAAGATGCGGGTCTGCAGACCGAACTGGACAAGCTCGGTTTCAATCTCGTCGCCTTCGGCTGCACCACCTGCATCGGCAATTCGGGTCCGCTTCCGGCTCCGGTCTCCAAGGCGGTCAACGATCATGATCTGATCATGTCCGGCGTTTTGTCGGGTAACCGTAACTTCGAGGGCCGCATCAGCCCCGATGTGCAGGCGAACTATCTCGCCAGCCCGCCGCTTGTCGTCGCCTACGCCCTCGCCGGTACGGTCGATATCGATCTGCAGAACGATCCGATCGGCACAGGCAGCGATGGTCAGGACGTGTATCTGAAGGACATCTGGCCCTCCTCCAAGGAGATCCAGGACTTCATCCAGAAATACGTCACCCGCGCGCTCTTCGAGAAGAAATATGCCGAAGTGTTCACGGGCGATGAAAACTGGCAGGCGGTCGATGCGCCGGAAGGCCAGACCTATACCTGGGATGACGCTTCGACCTACGTCCAGAACCCGCCCTATTTCGTCGGCATGGGCAAGACGCCCGAGCAGGTGACGAACATCGAGAATGCGCGCGTTCTGGCGCTTCTCGGCGACAAGATCACGACCGACCATATTTCCCCGGCCGGTTCGATCAAGGCGGATTCTCCCGCCGGTCACTATCTGATGGATCACGGCGTCCAGCCGGTCGACTTCAACCAGTACGGCACGCGCCGCGGCAACCATGAAGTGATGATGCGCGGCACCTTCGCCAATATCCGCATCAAGAACTACATGCTGGGCGAAGACGGCAAGACGGGCGGCTACACGCTCTATCAGCCCTCCGGCGATGAAATGAGCATCTATGATGCCGCGATGAAATATCGCGAGGAAGGCACCCCGCTCGTCGTCTTTGGCGGCAAGGAGTACGGCAATGGCTCGTCACGCGACTGGGCGGCCAAGGGTACGATCCTTCTGGGCGTCAAGGCGGTCATCGCCGAGAGCTATGAGCGTATCCACCGTTCCAACCTGATCGGAATGGGCGTCATCCCCTTCGTCTTCAAGGATGGGATGAGCTGGGCCGATCTGGAGCTGAAAGGCAGCGAGCAGGTCTCCATCCTCGGTCTCGAAGGGCTGCAGCCCCGCCAGACCGCCAAGGCCTCCATTACCTATGCCGACGGCTCGACCAGGGAGATCGAACTCCTCTGCCGTATCGATACGCTGGATGAGCTGGATTACTTCAAGAATGGCGGCATTCTGCAGTACGTGCTCCGCGATCTGGCCGATACGGCCGAAGCCGCCTGA
- a CDS encoding ABC transporter permease has translation MKAIADLRLACRFALRELRGGLSGFFIFVACIALGTAAIGGVNALSAAIQDSLSSEGRTILGGDLRFELNQREATDEERAFLADQGEVAESAVLRSMARVPDGSDQTLVEVKAVDGNWPLVGSVDYEAIEEGALASLLAEDGGVYGALVPDLLLQRLGLSVGDEIALGTGRFRIAGRLLTEPDAASEGFAFAPRFLTSLDGLRASGLLLPGALTEWQYRLKLPGNTSQSDIDAVREAAEERFPEAGWSIRDRDRAAPGLARNIDRFSQFLTLVGLTALVVGGVGVANAVRAHVNGRRAVIATLRSLGASGGFVFRVYLIQIMIIAAFGVAIGCILAALIPPVAGLFLAGLLPVSISGGLQWLPLANAALCGFLVTAVFAIPALGLSARVRPADLFRDAAGGALSGRPELRYLVAAGILALLLAGLALLIAGNQTVALTFMGGVLFAFLVLRLVGTLLQWLARHAPTVRSTPLRLAIGNIHRPGALTPSVVLALGLGLTLLVAIGSIDTNLRRQISGSLPEIAPNFFFLDVQNDQIDEFRSIIAETAPDGELNAVPMLRGRIALINDVEAQEWADRHAEGGEWVLRGDRGLTYSPTLPENSSLVEGEWWAEDHSGEPLVSFAEEEGRELGLSVGDSVTINVLGRDVTARIANFRRVEWESLSINFVMVFSPNALAGAPHGWLATLTDPSASAEEEAAVVRAVTNALPTVTTIAVRDAITLVDRLVGQLATAIRAAAAVALIASVLVLAGALAAGQAARRRDATVLKMLGATRGTLITAFASEYALIGLATAIFALAAGGAAAAYVISGLMELPFSFDPALALIIIVAALVLTVGFGLLGTWRILGEKAAPALRNL, from the coding sequence ATGAAGGCCATCGCCGATCTGCGCCTTGCTTGCCGGTTCGCGTTACGCGAATTGCGCGGCGGACTTTCCGGCTTCTTCATCTTCGTTGCCTGCATCGCGCTTGGGACGGCGGCGATTGGCGGGGTCAACGCACTTTCGGCAGCGATCCAGGATTCACTCTCATCGGAGGGGCGTACGATCCTCGGGGGCGATCTGCGGTTCGAACTCAATCAACGCGAAGCCACAGATGAGGAGAGAGCCTTTCTTGCCGATCAAGGCGAGGTTGCCGAATCGGCCGTGCTGCGGTCCATGGCCCGCGTGCCGGATGGCTCAGATCAGACGCTGGTCGAGGTCAAGGCGGTGGACGGCAACTGGCCCCTTGTCGGCTCGGTCGATTACGAGGCAATTGAAGAAGGGGCTTTAGCGAGCCTTCTGGCCGAGGACGGTGGTGTTTACGGCGCGCTTGTGCCCGATCTGCTGCTGCAACGGCTCGGTCTGTCGGTCGGCGACGAGATCGCTCTTGGCACGGGACGGTTCCGTATAGCGGGGCGGCTTCTGACAGAACCGGATGCGGCGTCCGAGGGCTTTGCGTTTGCGCCGCGTTTCCTGACGTCGCTCGACGGGCTGCGCGCCTCCGGCCTCCTTCTGCCCGGTGCTTTGACGGAATGGCAATATCGGCTGAAATTGCCTGGCAACACTTCGCAAAGCGATATCGACGCAGTCCGAGAGGCCGCAGAAGAGCGTTTTCCCGAAGCCGGATGGTCGATACGGGACCGCGACCGGGCAGCGCCGGGCCTTGCCCGAAACATCGATCGTTTCAGCCAGTTCCTCACATTGGTGGGGCTGACCGCGCTTGTTGTGGGAGGGGTAGGTGTTGCCAATGCCGTGCGCGCCCATGTGAACGGTCGCCGGGCGGTGATCGCTACCTTGCGCAGTCTCGGCGCGTCGGGCGGTTTCGTCTTCCGTGTCTATCTCATCCAGATCATGATCATTGCCGCGTTCGGCGTGGCCATCGGATGCATTCTTGCGGCATTGATCCCGCCGGTCGCCGGTCTGTTTCTCGCGGGGCTGCTTCCCGTGAGCATATCAGGCGGCCTCCAATGGCTGCCCCTGGCAAATGCCGCGCTGTGCGGATTCCTCGTGACAGCGGTGTTCGCCATCCCAGCCCTTGGTCTGAGTGCGAGGGTGCGGCCGGCCGATCTCTTTCGCGATGCGGCGGGCGGCGCGCTATCCGGGCGCCCCGAGCTTCGATATCTCGTGGCGGCCGGCATTCTGGCCCTTCTTCTTGCGGGCCTCGCCCTTCTGATTGCAGGCAACCAGACGGTGGCGCTGACCTTCATGGGAGGGGTTCTCTTTGCCTTTCTGGTGCTGCGCCTCGTCGGAACATTGCTGCAATGGCTGGCAAGGCACGCGCCGACCGTTCGCTCCACGCCGCTTCGCCTCGCGATCGGCAATATCCACCGGCCCGGCGCGCTGACGCCTTCGGTCGTGCTGGCACTCGGTCTCGGCCTGACACTGCTTGTCGCTATCGGCTCTATCGACACCAATCTGCGCCGCCAGATCTCCGGCTCCCTGCCGGAAATCGCCCCAAACTTCTTCTTCCTGGACGTGCAGAACGATCAGATCGATGAGTTCCGTTCGATCATCGCTGAGACTGCACCGGATGGCGAACTGAATGCGGTGCCGATGTTGCGCGGCAGGATCGCACTCATAAACGATGTCGAGGCGCAGGAATGGGCTGACCGCCACGCCGAAGGCGGCGAATGGGTACTGCGCGGCGATCGGGGCCTGACCTATTCGCCAACCCTTCCCGAGAATTCCTCTCTCGTAGAGGGCGAATGGTGGGCGGAGGACCATTCCGGAGAACCGCTTGTCAGCTTCGCTGAGGAGGAAGGGCGCGAACTCGGCCTGTCGGTTGGCGACAGTGTGACGATCAATGTTCTTGGCCGCGACGTCACGGCGCGGATCGCCAATTTCCGGCGTGTCGAGTGGGAGAGTCTTTCGATCAATTTTGTCATGGTCTTCTCACCGAACGCTCTTGCCGGCGCGCCGCATGGCTGGCTGGCGACCCTCACCGATCCCAGCGCTTCTGCCGAAGAAGAGGCCGCTGTCGTTCGGGCGGTCACAAATGCCTTGCCGACGGTCACGACGATTGCGGTCCGAGACGCCATCACCTTGGTCGACCGGCTTGTCGGACAATTGGCCACTGCCATTCGTGCAGCGGCGGCGGTGGCGCTCATCGCGTCCGTTCTGGTTCTCGCAGGCGCGCTTGCTGCCGGACAGGCGGCACGACGGCGCGATGCCACCGTTCTGAAAATGCTCGGCGCAACACGGGGTACGCTCATCACGGCGTTCGCGTCCGAATATGCGCTGATCGGTCTGGCCACGGCGATTTTTGCGCTGGCCGCGGGCGGCGCTGCGGCGGCCTACGTCATCTCCGGTCTGATGGAGCTTCCTTTCAGCTTCGATCCGGCCCTGGCGCTCATCATCATCGTCGCCGCGCTCGTATTGACGGTCGGCTTCGGTCTCCTGGGCACCTGGCGCATTCTCGGTGAAAAAGCGGCTCCCGCACTGCGCAATCTCTGA
- a CDS encoding ABC transporter ATP-binding protein, translating to MSGPSAPSRSGTGDLAVDLSDVSLTLGSGASAVTVLNDVGLSIRAGESLGIVGPSGSGKTTLLMVMSGLERVDRGRVLIAGTDITDLAEDDMARFRGRHVGIVFQSFHLVPNMTALENVAVPLELAGRHDAFEIADRELRAVGLADRIRHRPSQLSGGEQQRVAIARALAPTPSLLIADEPTGNLDQETGRHVADLLFQRAEEAGTTLVLVTHDPALAGRCDRTVAMRSGHIEAAEANGRRSA from the coding sequence CTGTCTGGTCCTTCCGCTCCGAGCCGGAGCGGGACCGGTGATCTCGCTGTCGATCTCTCCGATGTCAGCCTGACGCTTGGAAGCGGGGCATCTGCCGTCACTGTGCTGAACGATGTCGGCCTTTCCATTCGGGCAGGCGAATCACTTGGCATTGTGGGCCCCTCGGGCTCGGGAAAGACGACGCTGCTGATGGTCATGAGCGGTCTCGAACGGGTCGACCGGGGCCGGGTCCTGATCGCCGGAACCGACATTACGGATCTTGCCGAAGACGATATGGCGCGGTTTCGGGGCCGCCATGTCGGAATCGTATTCCAGAGTTTTCATCTGGTGCCGAACATGACCGCACTGGAGAATGTGGCTGTGCCGCTGGAACTGGCGGGCCGCCACGACGCCTTCGAGATCGCGGACCGCGAATTGCGAGCCGTGGGTCTCGCCGACCGTATCCGCCACCGGCCGAGCCAGCTTTCGGGCGGGGAGCAGCAGCGGGTCGCCATTGCCCGGGCGCTAGCGCCTACGCCGAGCCTTCTCATTGCCGACGAGCCGACCGGCAATCTCGATCAGGAAACGGGCCGGCATGTGGCCGACCTGTTGTTCCAGCGCGCTGAAGAGGCTGGCACCACGCTGGTTCTCGTGACGCATGATCCGGCATTGGCGGGGCGCTGTGACAGAACCGTTGCCATGCGTTCGGGCCATATTGAGGCGGCCGAAGCAAACGGGCGGCGGTCGGCATGA
- a CDS encoding arylesterase, with protein MAFKHWSNGGTSVFSLLALVVGLTIGTPASADPVKIVAFGDSLMAGYQLGPDEGFAPRLEAALREKGYEAEVANGAVSGDTTSGGKARLDWTVPDDTDLVLVELGANDMLRGLPPENAKANLDAILARLTEREIAAILFGMRAAPQLGAGYVEKFESIYPTLAEEYEIPLVPFFLEGVAANRDRLLDDGMHPNPAGVSTMVENVLPVVTEAIDTIDGRSD; from the coding sequence ATGGCCTTCAAACATTGGTCGAACGGCGGAACATCTGTTTTTTCGCTTCTTGCATTGGTTGTCGGCCTGACCATCGGCACGCCTGCATCGGCCGATCCGGTCAAGATCGTGGCATTTGGCGACAGCCTCATGGCGGGCTACCAGCTTGGCCCGGATGAAGGTTTCGCGCCGCGGCTCGAAGCCGCCCTCCGGGAAAAAGGCTACGAGGCCGAGGTAGCGAATGGTGCCGTTTCCGGAGACACGACAAGCGGCGGCAAGGCGCGCCTCGACTGGACCGTGCCGGACGATACCGACCTCGTTCTCGTCGAACTCGGTGCCAACGATATGCTGCGCGGGTTACCGCCGGAGAATGCGAAGGCCAATCTGGATGCGATTCTTGCGCGCCTCACCGAGCGGGAAATCGCCGCGATCCTTTTCGGAATGCGCGCGGCCCCGCAACTAGGCGCCGGATATGTCGAGAAGTTCGAATCAATCTATCCGACACTGGCGGAAGAATACGAGATACCCCTCGTCCCCTTCTTTCTCGAGGGCGTCGCAGCAAATCGCGACCGGCTTCTCGATGACGGCATGCACCCGAATCCCGCTGGCGTTTCCACCATGGTCGAAAACGTTTTGCCGGTTGTGACGGAGGCCATCGACACCATCGACGGGCGATCGGACTAG
- the thpR gene encoding RNA 2',3'-cyclic phosphodiesterase, with translation MPRLFAALEVPQDAARSLTLVQGGLHGARWIDPENFHITLRFFGDVEGHVADQIVESLDQIRRAAFTLELDGIHAFGSKKPHSLYAGVWPSVPLSELAADIDRRAKRLGLPSDKRKFTPHVTLARLRNPDNRELARWLAGRGGFRTLPFPVSRFVLMSSRDSVGGGPYVVEESWALTTNPEKSQRSASYEDAFSA, from the coding sequence ATGCCGCGTCTGTTCGCCGCCCTCGAAGTGCCGCAGGACGCGGCACGCAGCCTAACCCTCGTTCAGGGCGGGCTGCATGGTGCCCGCTGGATCGATCCGGAAAACTTCCACATTACTCTGCGCTTCTTCGGCGACGTCGAAGGTCATGTGGCCGATCAGATCGTCGAATCACTCGATCAGATCAGACGCGCGGCTTTCACGCTGGAACTCGACGGGATTCACGCCTTCGGCAGCAAGAAACCGCATTCCCTCTACGCAGGGGTCTGGCCCTCGGTGCCTCTGAGCGAGCTTGCCGCCGATATCGATCGCCGGGCGAAGCGGTTGGGCCTGCCGTCCGACAAGCGCAAATTCACGCCGCATGTGACGCTCGCCCGGCTCCGCAATCCCGACAACCGGGAACTGGCCCGTTGGCTGGCAGGTCGCGGCGGCTTTCGGACCTTACCGTTCCCGGTCTCACGCTTTGTCCTGATGAGTTCGCGAGACAGCGTCGGCGGCGGCCCGTACGTCGTGGAAGAAAGCTGGGCGCTGACGACAAACCCGGAAAAGAGCCAACGATCCGCCTCCTATGAGGATGCCTTCAGCGCCTGA
- a CDS encoding BCCT family transporter: MHQDASFSPDTITYETDYELGQDNIRPFGLDIHNPVFVISAMAIVVFVVVSLLNQEASAELFGWLRPWLTSTFDWFLMIAVNIIFVFCLVVAVSPLGKVTIGGEGASPDYNYPSWIAMLFSAGMGIGLLFFSVLEPMYYSLPELESLPLGINPIAADGTIGNMGLAGTVFHWGFSAWAVYVVVALSLAVFCYNLGLPLTLRSAFYPVLGERVWGWWGHAIDILAVFATLFGLTTTLGLGAQQIAAGLTDVFGMEIGQGGVVILILIITAVALGSVLLGMDAGVKRLAEINMWLALALFFFVLFVGPTLTLLGRFGGTMVDYVVNFIPLSNPFGREDTGYMHGWTTFYWAWWIAWSPFVGMFIARVSRGRSVREFIICVLVLPSLVCALWMSVFGGMALEQLAAGYEGAKEVVVAYRPELSFFRMIDQFPLYSIVAPICLILIVVFFVTSSDSGSLVIDTITAGGKMDAPVAQRVFWCTFEGLVAIALLLGGGLNALQGAAVSMGIPFTVVVVAMCWCLFLALRAEHKKLGMVAGEDATTPHPVRHDEAPRGEHW; encoded by the coding sequence ATGCATCAGGATGCATCCTTCTCGCCCGATACCATCACCTATGAAACGGATTACGAACTCGGGCAGGACAATATCCGACCCTTCGGGCTGGATATTCACAATCCCGTCTTCGTGATCTCCGCCATGGCGATCGTTGTCTTCGTGGTGGTCTCGCTTCTCAATCAGGAGGCCTCCGCGGAACTGTTCGGCTGGCTGCGTCCATGGCTCACCAGTACGTTCGACTGGTTCCTGATGATCGCAGTGAACATCATTTTCGTGTTCTGCCTGGTGGTCGCGGTCTCGCCGCTCGGAAAAGTCACGATCGGCGGCGAGGGCGCATCACCCGATTATAATTATCCCTCCTGGATCGCCATGCTGTTCTCTGCCGGGATGGGGATCGGCCTTCTGTTCTTCTCCGTGCTGGAGCCGATGTACTACTCCTTGCCGGAGCTGGAATCGCTGCCGCTTGGAATCAATCCCATCGCAGCGGATGGCACGATCGGCAATATGGGCCTCGCCGGCACCGTCTTTCACTGGGGCTTTTCCGCCTGGGCCGTCTATGTCGTCGTTGCGCTCAGCCTGGCCGTCTTCTGCTACAATCTGGGCCTTCCGCTTACACTGCGGTCGGCGTTCTACCCAGTGCTGGGGGAGCGTGTCTGGGGCTGGTGGGGCCATGCCATCGATATTCTGGCCGTCTTTGCCACGCTTTTTGGCCTGACAACGACGCTCGGCCTCGGCGCCCAGCAGATCGCAGCCGGCCTGACCGACGTTTTCGGTATGGAGATAGGGCAGGGCGGGGTCGTCATTCTCATTCTCATCATCACGGCGGTGGCGCTCGGATCGGTGCTGCTCGGCATGGATGCGGGCGTGAAACGACTGGCAGAGATTAATATGTGGCTGGCGCTCGCCCTCTTCTTCTTCGTGCTGTTCGTCGGACCGACCCTTACCCTTCTTGGTCGCTTCGGTGGCACCATGGTGGATTACGTCGTCAATTTCATTCCACTGTCCAACCCGTTCGGTCGCGAGGATACCGGCTACATGCATGGGTGGACGACCTTCTACTGGGCGTGGTGGATCGCTTGGTCGCCCTTTGTCGGCATGTTCATCGCGCGTGTTTCGCGCGGCCGGTCCGTCCGCGAGTTCATCATCTGCGTTCTGGTTCTTCCGTCGCTCGTCTGCGCGCTGTGGATGAGCGTTTTCGGAGGCATGGCGCTGGAACAGCTTGCCGCAGGCTATGAAGGCGCCAAGGAGGTTGTTGTCGCCTATCGGCCCGAACTCTCGTTTTTCCGTATGATCGACCAGTTCCCGCTCTACAGCATCGTTGCGCCGATCTGCCTGATCCTGATCGTGGTGTTCTTCGTAACGTCCTCGGATTCGGGCTCTCTCGTGATCGATACGATCACGGCCGGCGGCAAGATGGATGCACCGGTCGCTCAGCGCGTCTTCTGGTGCACCTTCGAAGGTCTTGTTGCTATCGCACTGCTTCTCGGTGGCGGGTTGAACGCATTGCAAGGCGCCGCCGTCTCCATGGGTATTCCCTTTACCGTCGTGGTGGTTGCAATGTGCTGGTGTCTCTTCCTGGCGCTACGGGCTGAACACAAAAAGCTCGGCATGGTGGCCGGCGAGGACGCGACCACGCCCCATCCGGTGCGTCACGACGAAGCGCCGCGCGGTGAGCACTGGTAA
- a CDS encoding 4a-hydroxytetrahydrobiopterin dehydratase: MTDVMKGDALKKALADWLPGWEVASSGDAIAKSFRFKDFRAAMAFMNDVADDAERLNHHPDWSNSYNTVDIQLTTHDAGGVTERDIELARIIESKASGKQ, translated from the coding sequence ATGACGGACGTGATGAAGGGCGATGCGCTGAAGAAGGCACTGGCGGACTGGTTGCCAGGATGGGAGGTTGCATCTTCGGGCGACGCGATCGCGAAGAGCTTTCGTTTCAAAGACTTCAGGGCCGCCATGGCATTCATGAACGATGTCGCGGACGACGCTGAACGGCTCAACCACCATCCGGACTGGTCAAACAGTTACAATACGGTCGATATTCAGCTCACGACCCATGATGCGGGCGGCGTGACAGAACGCGATATCGAACTGGCGCGTATCATCGAGTCCAAGGCGTCCGGGAAGCAATAA
- a CDS encoding YkvA family protein, translating into MEKSRIENILAPVSDRERAEREDRVRRSFWTKLKRVARQIPFIEDLVAAYYCALDPHVPIKARGILLAALAYFILPFDFLPDIILGIGFTDDMAVLMYAISTIRGHMTEAHYAAARKALADEDIDVEQAEAGPA; encoded by the coding sequence ATGGAGAAATCCAGGATCGAGAATATTCTTGCGCCCGTCTCCGATAGGGAACGGGCCGAGCGAGAGGATCGCGTGCGCCGTTCCTTCTGGACCAAGCTGAAGCGTGTCGCCCGGCAGATTCCCTTTATCGAGGATCTGGTTGCGGCCTATTACTGTGCTCTCGATCCCCACGTGCCGATCAAGGCGCGCGGCATACTTCTTGCCGCCCTCGCCTATTTCATTCTACCGTTCGACTTCCTTCCCGATATCATCCTTGGCATCGGTTTCACCGACGACATGGCAGTGCTGATGTATGCGATATCCACCATTCGCGGGCATATGACAGAGGCGCACTACGCCGCGGCCCGAAAGGCTTTGGCGGATGAAGATATCGATGTGGAGCAGGCAGAAGCCGGGCCGGCCTGA
- a CDS encoding invasion associated locus B family protein, with translation MSSRTGKAIAAFLIASFMAGPAFAQAKLVKANNDWSLYQAQEGGTCFGATLAKTKQPPSLNHGDNFFMVMKDDDKVSPQFVAGYSMNEKNTVTVSVGGKSFDMFAEGNRAWLADSSQSDALVAAMKAGSDMTVRAQSGRGNDTSYTFSLSGVTATIDGFSGC, from the coding sequence ATGTCGAGCCGAACCGGAAAAGCGATCGCCGCCTTTCTTATCGCCAGCTTCATGGCCGGGCCGGCTTTCGCCCAGGCCAAACTGGTCAAGGCCAACAATGATTGGTCTCTCTATCAGGCGCAGGAAGGCGGCACCTGTTTTGGCGCCACTCTTGCAAAGACGAAACAGCCTCCCAGCCTCAATCACGGCGACAATTTCTTCATGGTGATGAAGGATGACGACAAGGTGTCGCCGCAGTTCGTTGCCGGCTATTCCATGAACGAAAAGAACACGGTCACCGTGAGCGTCGGCGGCAAGAGCTTCGACATGTTCGCCGAAGGAAACCGCGCCTGGCTTGCTGATTCCAGCCAGTCCGATGCGCTCGTCGCCGCCATGAAGGCCGGGTCCGATATGACGGTCCGTGCACAGTCCGGTCGCGGCAACGACACCAGCTACACCTTCTCGCTCTCCGGCGTGACGGCGACGATCGACGGCTTCTCCGGCTGCTGA